Proteins co-encoded in one Eschrichtius robustus isolate mEscRob2 chromosome 8, mEscRob2.pri, whole genome shotgun sequence genomic window:
- the TWIST1 gene encoding twist-related protein 1, with protein MMQDVSSSPVSPADDSLSNSEEEPDRQQPPSGKRGGRKRRSSRRSAGGGAGPGGAAGGGVGGGEEPGSPAQGKRGKKSAGCGGGGGAGGGGGGSSSGGGSPQSYEELQTQRVMANVRERQRTQSLNEAFAALRKIIPTLPSDKLSKIQTLKLAARYIDFLYQVLQSDELDSKMASCSYVAHERLSYAFSVWRMEGAWSMSASH; from the coding sequence ATGATGCAGGACGTGTCCAGCTCGCCAGTCTCGCCGGCCGACGACAGCCTGAGCAACAGCGAGGAGGAGCCGGACCGGCAGCAGCCGCCGAGCGGCAAGCGCGGGGGGCGCAAGCGGCGCAGCAGCCGGCGCAGCGCTGGGGGCGGCGCGGGGCCCGGTGGGGCCGCGGGCGGGGGCGTCGGAGGCGGCGAGGAGCCTGGCAGCCCAGCCCAAGGCAAGCGCGGCAAGAAGTCTGcgggctgcggcggcggcggcggcgccggcggcggcggcggcggcagcagcagcggcggcgggAGTCCGCAGTCCTACGAGGAGCTGCAGACGCAGCGGGTCATGGCCAACGTGCGGGAGCGCCAGCGCACGCAGTCGCTGAACGAGGCGTTCGCCGCGCTGCGGAAGATCATCCCCACGCTGCCTTCGGACAAGCTGAGCAAGATCCAGACCCTCAAGTTGGCGGCCAGGTATATCGACTTCCTCTACCAGGTCCTACAGAGCGACGAGCTGGACTCCAAGATGGCAAGCTGCAGCTATGTGGCCCACGAGCGGCTCAGTTACGCCTTCTCGGTCTGGAGGATGGAGGGGGCCTGGTCCATGTCCGCGTCCCACTAG